In Yarrowia lipolytica chromosome 1F, complete sequence, a genomic segment contains:
- a CDS encoding uncharacterized protein (Compare to YALI0F27445g, some similarities with KLLA0D14399g Kluyveromyces lactis), translated as MTNVELSQQSSTAIANPVNPVEEPPKKKNKRGRPRLQTSSAAQAERRRAQVRDAQRQYRQRRDNIVHELTARVEALEKVISCVESSFFEFYQRGVQVAVRESNDELMQLFAFAGIRIGGFVRMTNNTDPSHKLTADMVLKYNDYVSNPVSTFQNHTMGSSPVSSRTDDESMMPYAQNIIKDLPHEIVEWIKRNEAEQLLEIQHQNHSPNSDLDMSSHLSLTPDSSSHDIPKPTADILAPFSLTPDEVVKNTFPKSDTPGYPHDSKPYASLDSAATPAKVGEVILTQRKHLMESGQDVLDNIHTLQFPVILDRLCERIFRRALFEVLTAYIQGNKEKLHRFYAHGFHEDFSIPRVITCLKLPISVSGSYWSGKVDEDSNFPGYMGPVAVENEYLKAKAQGARIDESILMDQLTLHGVNLGELPRFRIEHVEMALKIATVH; from the exons ATGACCAACGTCGAGCTGTCACAACAGTCGTCGACTGCGATCGCTAACCCGGTAAACCCAGTGGAAGAGCctcccaagaagaagaacaagagaGGCCGGCCTCGTCTACagacttcttctgcagctcaaGCTGAG cgacgacgagctCAGGTGAGAGACGCTCAGAGACAGTACCGTCAGAGACGTGACAACATTGTGCATGAGCTCACTGCCCGTGTAGAGGCTCTAGAAAAGGTCATTTCGTGTGTAgagtcgtccttcttcGAGTTCTACCAGCGAGGAGTCCAGGTGGCAGTGCGTGAAAGCAATGATGAGCTGATGCAGCTGTTTGCGTTTGCTGGCATTCGAATCGGTGGGTTTGTGCGAATGACCAATAACACCGACCCCAGCCACAAGTTAACAGCCGACATGGTACTCAAGTACAACGACTACGTGTCTAACCCCGTCAGCACGTTCCAGAACCACACAATGGGCTCTTCCCCAGTGTCTTCTCGTACAGATGACGAGTCGATGATGCCCTACGCACAGAACATAATCAAAGACCTTCCTCACGAGATTGTGGAGTGGATCAAGCGAAACGAGGCAgagcagctgctcgagaTTCAGCATCAGAATCACTCGCCAAACTCCGATCTCGACATGTCCAGCCACCTGTCTCTGACCCCCGATTCTTCCTCTCACGACATTCCCAAGCCCACCGCCGACATTCTTGCTCCCTTCTCTCTGACCCCCGATGAGGTGGTCAAAAACACGTTCCCCAAGTCAGACACCCCTGGCTATCCCCATGATTCCAAACCGTACGCATCTCTGGACTCGGCAGCAACCCCTGCGAAGGTAGGAGAGGTCATTTTGACCCAGCGAAAACATCTGATGGAGTCTGGGCAGGACGTATTGGACAATATTCACACATTGCAGTTCCCCGTGATTTTGGACCGACTGTGCGAACGTATCTTCAGACGAGCACTGTTCGAAGTGCTAACGGCGTACATTCAGggcaacaaggagaagcttCACAGATTCTACGCTCATGGTTTCCACGAAGACTTCTCTATCCCGCGAGTCATCACATGTCTCAAACTTCCCATTTCCGTGTCGGGGTCTTACTGGTCAGGTAAGGTGGATGAAGACTCTAACTTCCCTGGGTACATGGGCCCAGTTGCTGTGGAGAATGAGTacctcaaggccaaggcgCAAGGAGCCAGGATCGACGAGTCTATTCTGATGGACCAGTTGACTCTACACGGTGTCAATCTCGGAGAGCTGCCCCGATTCCGAATAGAGCATGTTGAGATGGCTCTCAAGATAGCCACGGTTCACTAA
- a CDS encoding uncharacterized protein (Compare to YALI0F27401g, no similarity), with amino-acid sequence MPPRRSGRNKKKDEDVTMASADTDVKQEVPSSQDQEETKDQPNKPKRGKKRGATEVSKEDQVKTEAGTDETADVKQETTETSNETQAPVQETAETTVESEQTADEASVVAQVEEKLERINDKNDKLSEKRVSDKVLDQTKITLRLLMSRHATDKVDKTVKKTVEDAGMTIEVVDTVNAPENVILLQGPCTGLDTCIKALLDLDTALAPPGMITRRLRLLFEDQVLSEIPQINIATNQNLFASRPIDIVTGVHVSVGISTLPQSTDRSVVVSGHANAVIKAVREFLKMILFIQMDGLKANGNNTDAANYEIDSSTAISAPYISKLVTGVYGHPDTFVRQKENEKYVGSNTYITRRRRVEIPDIDLRNVPKGPAASASTYTNNGNSNSHGYNNHGGHNYNNHREGAGYHNSGGPRDGPRDGPRDGPRDGPRDGPRDGPRDGPRDGPRDGPRDFKPPTGPRGRGGDRPVRQDARGPEIREFSPREASGQTTQQINVRKDMIGAIIGKGGSSISEIRKKSGTNIRVIDSEDPSQLERSVSITGTADGVKIAVRLIHQKIEQEKHMYRRS; translated from the coding sequence ATGCCGCCTCGACGATCAGGACgaaacaagaagaaggacgaggatgTGACGATGGCTTCTGCCGACACGGATGTCAAGCAGGAAGTGCCATCTTCTCAGGAccaggaggagaccaaggatCAACCAAACAAACCGAAGCGTGGAAAAAAGCGAGGAGCTACTGAGgtgtccaaggaggatcAGGTTAAAACGGAGGCTGGTACAGATGAAACAGCTGATGTCAAGCAGGAAACCACAGAGACTTCTAACGAAACACAAGCACCAGTTCAAGAGACTGCAGAAACGACGGTGGAATCTGAACAGACTGCCGACGAGGCATCTGTAGTGGCccaggtggaggaaaagCTTGAACGGATCAACGACAAGAATGACAAGCTCAGCGAAAAGAGAGTATCCGACAAAGTGCTGGATCAGACGAAAATCACCCTGCGACTGCTGATGAGCAGACACGCCACAGACAAGGTGGATAAGACGGTCAAGAAGACTGTGGAGGATGCAGGAATGACgattgaggtggtggatACGGTGAATGCGCCGGAAAACGTGATTCTTCTACAAGGACCGTGTACCGGTTTGGATACTTGCATCAAGGCTCTATTGGACCTCGACACAGCCCTAGCTCCTCCTGGAATGATCACACGACGGCTTAGACTGCTGTTTGAGGATCAGGTGTTATCAGAGATTCCACAGATCAACATCGCCACAAACCAGAACCTGTTTGCATCTCGACCTATTGATATTGTCACAGGTGTCCATGTGAGCGTAGGCATCTCTACCCTTCCTCAGAGCACTGACAGAAGCGTGGTTGTTTCAGGACATGCGAATGCAGTCATCAAGGCTGTTCGTGAGTTTCTCAAAATGATTCTGTTTATCCAAATGGACGGGTTGAAGGCTAATGGAAACAACACAGATGCTGCCAATTACGAGATcgactcctccacagcTATTTCAGCTCCATACATCTCTAAGCTGGTCACTGGCGTGTACGGTCACCCTGACACGTTTGTCAGACAGAAGGAGAATGAAAAGTACGTTGGAAGCAATACATACATTACTCGAAGACGTCGGGTGGAGATTCCGGATATCGATCTCCGAAACGTTCCCAAGGGACCCGCCGCCTCTGCTTCGACatacaccaacaacggaAACAGCAATAGCCACGGATATAACAACCACGGAGGACACAACTACAATAACCATCGAGAAGGTGCAGGATACCACAACAGCGGTGGACCTCGAGATGGACCTCGAGATGGACCCCGAGATGGACCCCGAGATGGACCCCGAGACGGACCTAGGGATGGACCTAGGGATGGACCACGTGACGGACCACGTGACGGACCACGTGATTTCAAGCCTCCTACTGGTCCTCGAGGTCGAGGGGGTGATCGCCCTGTTCGCCAGGATGCCAGAGGTCCTGAGATTCGCGAGTTTTCACCTCGAGAAGCCTCAGGACAGACCACTCAACAGATCAACGTACGAAAGGATATGATTGGAGCTATTATTGGCAAGGGGGGATCCTCTATTTCGGAAATCAGGAAGAAGTCCGGCACCAACATTCGTGTGATTGACTCGGAGGACCCCAGTCAGTTGGAACGGTCAGTCAGTATCACTGGAACTGCCGATGGAGTCAAAATTGCTGTCCGGCTAATCCATCAGAAGATTGAGCAGGAAAAACACATGTATCGAAGAAGTTAG
- a CDS encoding uncharacterized protein (Compare to YALI0F27379g, similar to Saccharomyces cerevisiae SEC2 (YNL272C); ancestral locus Anc_1.81, weakly similar to uniprot|O13930 Schizosaccharomyces pombe hypothetical serine-rich protein), whose translation MCSQPYPSVPRSSKSIFCSLSEPNTVDSGYLISPIGPLIMAQKSNKTEDAPMSVETQTQTQQHAHVGPAQMASASAASSVHIKELTQEVSSLSTRLLQAMETQSELEEELGREKRDKDRANVENKELKTEVQNLREEMQELSAELFDEANNMVSDARRDAAKEVAETKKRNDQLKVQLEERDNLLESLQAQLSALKQAMQERDEEEDRLQNLGEESDEEEQEDRVTQRDSIHGTTNDGSDDGFESAAEGDSDNKQHSSLPGSANASSTNVSGPPPVATRPRLSRAPSSRKRMTAAPTTAELNSPSRPHLRQDLASFRDFIALVRQAAKQREASLESATNSASTHAAGPTSSSTSSTDVAATSSNDDVPHTPPTHQGPFKHDDQSPLTSIYSSYMSPQSHKEPPQLQLKDTRFFKKFISEDFEPTLRLDLAPGLSWLARRAVQMAILEGTIVIDPIAAVNELYGVNMMTNMWLNGGFSESAGAPRDANGELLKDAHSGDATTSKDVVAPDHPPKQRPVSALVSFARDAKLMKPEKVNEEDNHITPPMSREEARAQTARDLESRASHDSSRHSHDSRTSSSNNVSPPMATISACALCGESRNHSLVYARLHYLRTAHAAAGETGESGEAGPNTSALTAGKGYPLCGYCLVRVRAVCDYLTFLRSVKDGVWKVDGVASENKVWAECIRLKERMFWARVGGGFL comes from the coding sequence ATGTGTTCGCAACCATATCCTAGTGTCCCGCGAAGCTCAAAGTCTATTTTCTGTAGTTTGTCAGAGCCAAACACAGTAGACTCTGGATACTTAATCTCACCTATAGGCCCTCTGATCATGGCGCAAAAAAGCAACAAAACAGAGGACGCTCCCATGAGTGTtgaaacacagacacagacgcaGCAGCATGCTCACGTCGGCCCCGCCCAGATGGCATCGGCCTCCGCAGCTTCCTCTGTAcacatcaaggagctcacCCAGGAGGTGTCTTCCTTGTCCACCCGGCTTCTCCAAGCGATGGAAACACAGtctgagctggaggaggagcttggACGAGAGAAGCGTGACAAGGATCGAGCCAACgtggagaacaaggagctgaAAACTGAGGTCCAGAACCTGCGGGAGGAGATGCAGGAGCTTTCAGCGGAGCTGTTTGATGAGGCCAACAACATGGTGTCTGACGCTCGAAGAGACGCCGCCAAGGAAGTGGCAGAAACCAAGAAGCGCAacgaccagctcaaggtgCAGCTTGAGGAGCGAGACAACTTGCTCGAGAGTCTACAGGCCCAGCTGAGTGCACTAAAGCAGGCCATGCAGGAgcgagacgaggaggaagatcGACTACAGAACCTGGGCGAGGAGAgcgatgaggaggagcaggaggaccGTGTTACACAAAGAGACAGCATTCACGGAACCACGAATGACGGATCAGACGATGGGTTTGAGTCTGCCGCAGAGGGTGATTCTGACAACAAACAACACTCGTCGTTACCCGGATCAGCAAACGCTTCTTCCACCAACGTTTCTGGACCCCCACCAGTTGCTACTCGACCTCGTCTCTCCCGTGCTCCTTCATCTCGAAAGCGAATGACTGCCGCACCTACCACAGCAGAACTCAACTCTCCCTCCAGGCCTCATCTTCGACAGGATCTGGCCTCTTTTAGAGACTTCATTGCTCTGGTTCGACAGGCTGCTAAGCAGCGAGAAGCTTCTCTTGAGTCTGCCACTAACTCGGCCTCAACTCATGCGGCCGGTCCCACGTCGTCTTCCACTTCTTCTACGGACGTCGCTGCCACTTCCTCCAACGATGACGTACCCCATACTCCACCCACACACCAGGGCCCCTTCAAGCACGACGACCAGTCCCCGCTCACATCCATCTACTCGTCGTACATGTCACCACAATCTCACAAAGAGCCCCCACAACTGCAACTCAAGGATACGCGGTTTTTCAAAAAATTCATTTCCGAAGACTTTGAGCCCACTCTGCGACTTGACCTGGCACCCGGTCTATCGTGGCTTGCCCGACGAGCAGTCCAGATGGCTATTTTGGAAGGAACTATTGTCATCGACCCAATCGCAGCTGTCAACGAGCTGTACGGTGTCAACATGATGACCAACATGTGGCTGAATGGAGGATTCAGCGAGTCTGCTGGAGCTCCCCGAGATGCCAACGGAGAGCTTCTGAAGGACGCACACTCCGGAGACGCTACCACCTCTAAGGACGTGGTTGCTCCCGATCACCCCCCCAAGCAACGACCTGTCAGTGCATTGGTCAGCTTTGCTCGTGATGCCAAGCTGATGAAACCCGAAAAGGTGAACGAGGAGGATAATCACATCACGCCTCCCATGTCGCGAGAAGAAGCACGGGCTCAGACTGCCCGAGATCTGGAATCAAGGGCCTCCCACGATTCGTCCCGACACTCGCATGACTCTCGAACGTCTTCCTCCAACAACGTGTCGCCTCCCATGGCGACTATTTCGGCCTGTGCTCTCTGTGGCGAGTCTCGAAACCACTCTCTGGTCTATGCCCGTCTTCACTATCTGCGAACAGCTCATGCCGCCGCTGGAGAGACTGGCGAGTCAGGTGAAGCTGGTCCCAACACCTCTGCCTTGACTGCAGGCAAGGGCTACCCTCTGTGTGGTTACTGTCTGGTGCGAGTGCGAGCTGTTTGTGACTACCTGACTTTTTTGCGGTCTGTCAAGGACGGTGTTTGGAAGGTGGATGGCGTTGCCTCTGAAAACAAGGTGTGGGCCGAGTGTATCCGACTCAAGGAGCGAATGTTCTGGGCTCGAGTCGGTGGAGGTTTCCTGTAG
- a CDS encoding uncharacterized protein (Compare to YALI0F27467g, similar to Saccharomyces cerevisiae LUC7 (YDL087C); ancestral locus Anc_2.370, similar to uniprot|Q07508 Saccharomyces cerevisiae YDL087c EXM2 yeast U1 snRNP protein with a role in 5 splice site recognition) — MAAEQRKLLEQLMGTEALESIPTRQKIDLYDPKVCHSFTVGLCPHDLFVGMRFEKASCNKLHLEQHRMEYELLVEQGRNLTPLEKEYERELAKYVVECDRRIEEGQLKLEATHDEVNQIRELTEKLEALDGSIAMSVEEIKLLGELGEISRALAEMQQLDSKRAERALRERELAKMMTVAGFSGHQKLQVCPPCGAYLSRLDTDRRLADHFLGKMHLNYVTIRKEYARIKQKLRETGRR, encoded by the coding sequence ATGGCCGCGGAACAAAGGAAGCTACTGGAACAGCTCATGGGAACTGAGGCTCTCGAGTCGATTCCCACCCGTCAAAAGATTGATCTATACGACCCCAAGGTGTGCCACTCCTTCACCGTCGGTCTCTGTCCTCATGATCTGTTTGTGGGCATGCGGTTTGAGAAGGCGTCGTGCAACAAGCTGCATCTGGAGCAACACCGAATGGAATACGAGCTGCTTGTGGAGCAGGGTCGAAATCTCACACCTCTGGAAAAGGAGTACGAGCGAGAACTGGCAAAATACGTGGTGGAGTGTGATCGAAGAATCGAAGAGGGACAGCTGAAACTGGAGGCGACCCACGACGAAGTCAACCAGATTCGGGAACTCACAGAAAAACTGGAGGCTCTAGATGGGTCTATTGCTATGAGTGTGGAGGAAATCAAACTGCTTGGAGAGCTGGGCGAGATCTCGCGAGCCTTGGCTGAAatgcagcagctggacTCGAAACGAGCGGAACGAGCGCTACGAGAGCGCGAATTGGCGAAAATGATGACTGTTGCGGGTTTCTCGGGTCACCAAAAACTCCAAGTGTGTCCCCCTTGTGGCGCTTACTTGTCGCGTCTGGACACTGACCGGCGTCTGGCTGACCATTTCCTCGGAAAAATGCATCTAAACTACGTGACGATTCGAAAGGAATATGCTCGAATCAAGCAAAAGCTGCGTGAGACTGGAAGACGATAG
- a CDS encoding uncharacterized protein (Compare to YALI0F27357g, similar to Saccharomyces cerevisiae LIP2 (YLR239C); ancestral locus Anc_8.407, weakly similar to uniprot|Q06005 Saccharomyces cerevisiae YLR239c lipoic acid ligase), producing the protein MPAYFHTELSLGASVRFRQIPRLFRQETMIWTRARPVRPLTLNHLHIQGPIKYSDAQGIHDKLVRKFLDCKKEGKETPDPVLLTFQMQPVYTMGRRQGKEDALLETPNHRETKSEPSDEPIDVSKADIAHTLRGGETTFHGPGQIVAYPILDLLQFRKINDDGSDSALSPKCYISLLESSIISALAQYQIFTTRTENTGVWTMDGESKIAAVGVNIRRNITSHGICLNVNNNLSWFDHIVPCGLDEKKVTNVHEQGPPVKYEEVVHDYAYSLASYLDVNYKRVEKEAQA; encoded by the coding sequence ATGCCGGCATATTTCCACACAGAATTAAGTTTGGGTGCTTCCGTGCGCTTTCGACAAATTCCACGTCTGTTTAGGCAAGAAACAATGATCTGGACCCGAGCTCGACCGGTGCGACCGCTGACACTCAACCACCTGCACATCCAGGGCCCCATCAAGTATTCTGATGCACAGGGCATCCACGACAAGCTTGTGCGCAAGTTTCTGGACTGCAAGAAGGAAGGCAAGGAGACGCCGGACCCGGTGCTTCTGACCTTCCAGATGCAGCCCGTGTACACTATGGGTCGACGGCAGGGCAAAGAAGACGCCCTTCTGGAAACCCCCAACCACCGAGAGACGAAATCCGAGCCGTCCGATGAACCAATTGATGTTTCCAAGGCCGATATCGCACACACCCTGCGAGGCGGAGAAACCACCTTTCATGGGCCGGGTCAGATTGTCGCATACCCCATTCTGGATTTACTGCAATTCCGAAAGATTAACGATGACGGCTCTGACTCGGCCCTGAGCCCCAAGTGCTACATCAGTCTGCTGGAGAGCAGTATCATCAGTGCTCTTGCCCAGTACCAAATCTTCACCACCCGAACTGAAAACACTGGAGTTTGGACCATGGATGGAGAGTCCAAGATTGCCGCTGTGGGTGTAAACATCCGACGAAACATCACTAGCCACGGAATCTGTCTCaatgtcaacaacaacctgTCCTGGTTCGACCACATTGTGCCATGTGGTCTGGACGAAAAGAAGGTGACCAATGTGCACGAACAGGGTCCTCCCGTCAAGTATGAGGAGGTGGTCCACGATTACGCCTACTCCCTGGCAAGCTACCTGGACGTTAATTATAAGAGAgtcgagaaggaggctcaGGCTTAG
- a CDS encoding uncharacterized protein (Compare to YALI0F27423g, similar to uniprot|P28627 Saccharomyces cerevisiae YMR150c IMP1 protease mitochondrial singleton, similar to Saccharomyces cerevisiae IMP1 (YMR150C); ancestral locus Anc_2.374) — translation MFGIFSRIPVELRTAVSIAVRAGCAIHFFRMHIFESSLTYGPSMIPTLDEKGDFVNIDKLKSRGRGVQVGDVVVAIKPTTSDQRVCKRISGMPGDIILIDPERSDNEFIQVPKGHCWVTGDNLSMSLDSRTYRAMPLALVKGKIIAAHSFARGFRFLPNTLEDAAEDELITNTVTLVEDEPVEVATTSS, via the coding sequence ATGTTTGGCATCTTTTCGCGCATTCCCGTGGAGCTGCGCACGGCCGTGTCGATTGCGGTTCGAGCAGGCTGTGCCATCCATTTCTTTCGCATGCACATTTTCGAGTCTTCACTCACATACGGCCCATCAATGATTCCGACTCTTGATGAGAAGGGCGACTTTGTCAATATCGACAAGCTGAAGAGCAGAGGGCGAGGCGTGCAAGTTGGTGACGTGGTCGTGGCGATAAAGCCGACCACTTCAGACCAGCGGGTCTGCAAGCGAATCAGTGGTATGCCTGGAGACATCATTCTTATAGATCCTGAACGGTCTGATAACGAGTTCATTCAGGTCCCCAAGGGTCACTGCTGGGTCACTGGCGACAATCTGAGCATGAGTCTGGACTCTCGAACATACAGAGCCATGCCTCTAGCCCTCGTCAAGGGTAAAATCATCGCTGCTCACTCATTTGCACGGGGATTCCGATTCCTACCAAACACTCTGGAGGACGCTGCGGAAGATGAACTAATCACAAATACTGTGACAttggtggaggacgagccTGTTGAGGTGGCCACTACGAGCAGTTAG